The DNA segment AACGGTGCTGAAGTGACGCTAGACCTTCCCTACAGAGAACTGGGCAAGTACCTGAAAAGAACGTGAATTTAACAATACTTGGCTGACATCGCAACCGCGATATCCACCCTACTCCACGACCCTATCTTTGTAAAGTTTGGCCTGGCAGGCCTATTCTTAAACTGCCTGCTCTCGCCATTCGTTCCGATCCCGACAGAAATTGCAGTTTCAGCACTTGTGCTTGCTGATCAAAGTCTGTATTTGATTCTAATAGTGCTAATTTCGGGCTCGATTATCGGCAGTTTTCTTGGCTACTTTGCAGGTTACTCGGGAAACAAACTTTTTCTCAAACTGCACAGGAGGACTCATACCAAGGCGCAGGAGAAGGAGCACCGACTACTCTCAAAATACAGCTGGCTAGTTATCCTCTTTTCTCCTTGGTTGCCGTTTGTCGGAAACGCGATTGTCATCACAGCAGGCGTGAAAAAATACAATCTCACGATCTTCTCGCTATCAATCATTGCTGGCCAAGCGCTAAAAGCAGCGGCGACGGTATTTTTGATTAACATTATCCTTACTCATTTGCTGAAAGGCGTTCTGCACTGATAACTTCATATTCTAACATGAAGTCTAGTGACTTCAATTACGACGAAAGATAAGCCCCGTATGATTTTGACCGTGCTCAAGCTATTGACGGTGCGCTCGGCAGTGGAACTTCAAAGATCATGCTAAAGACTCTGGAACTGATTTATCACATCGATAGAAACAGCATCGTGCATAAGCCCGAATTGCTTCAGAGTAAGCTGCATAAGATACTTGGAGCGTCTTCTGATGTCGTAATCCCTCGAATCAAGACAGAAATAACAGCTGAGCTGATGTACATGCGGAAAATTGAAGATGCGAATACTAGAAATGGACAATAGCTTATGACTTTCAACCAGCTAGATCATTTCCTTGAAAATCTCGACTCCTCGGTCCATAAACACTTGGTCATGTTTTACGAGGAACCAGAATATGCAAGGAAAATCCAGCTGCGATTCATAAATGATGGGCTGAAGCGGGGAGATTGCAGCGTGTATGCAGCTAGAGACGATGACGACTTGGTGCTTACAGAAAGAGACATG comes from the Nitrososphaera sp. genome and includes:
- a CDS encoding VTT domain-containing protein, producing MADIATAISTLLHDPIFVKFGLAGLFLNCLLSPFVPIPTEIAVSALVLADQSLYLILIVLISGSIIGSFLGYFAGYSGNKLFLKLHRRTHTKAQEKEHRLLSKYSWLVILFSPWLPFVGNAIVITAGVKKYNLTIFSLSIIAGQALKAAATVFLINIILTHLLKGVLH